Part of the Quercus robur chromosome 5, dhQueRobu3.1, whole genome shotgun sequence genome, CTGAAGTACGCATAAAATAGCTGTGTATAACCAATTTTCTCAGACTCTCGGACACTAAATCCAACCGATTGACCCGACAACAATTATCCAGTTCCAAGTATTCGAGTCTAGGACTACCCATTACCACTTTCTTTATCGCAACTTCACACAACGCAGTGAACCCAATAGTCAAGCGCGTGAGTGAACTCAAATTTACTACCCCATTAGGCTTAATTTTGCagaaataaaaaaccaattcaGAAACAAACTCATTGGTGTAGAGATGCGGAGGCAATGGGTACGCCTCAGAACCCGAAAAATCAGTAGAAGTTAAGAGTATACTGAGTTGGTCTACCTTGGCAGTTGTGGCGAAACGAAACCAGAGATCGAGACAAGGCTTTAAGTGTGTCTCGTAGTTGAACAGGACAAAGAAATTTCTGAGCTTCGGAGCTCTGTGTAGGAGCAGGGTATGATCTACGGCACTGGTGAAATCGTCGATGCATTGGAAGGAACCGTCTTCGAAACTGAGAGAGGGAACGGAGGTCCAAAGATAGGACCATCTTTTGGATAAAACGCCGGTTTTGATAGAGTCTTTGGTGGGCAAGAAGCAGAGGATGCTGAGGAGGATGGAGTCTGGTAAGGTGCTGATTCGATCTTCTTCTAAGATTGGTGCATGTTTGCGACGCTTGGTTCGATGATCATCGCttgattctttcttcttcttcttgttcttcagAAATCGGGTTTCTGTCAGTGTTGGAAGTTGGGCCTCTTTCAGTTTCACCATCGATTGAACCATGGCTTTGGCTTTCTTCCTTCATTTTCAGATGTGAGAGGTTTTGTGCATAATAGATGTGAACAGTGATTCAAAATAGTAAGTTAGGAACGGATTGAAAGATTTAAGAAAAGTAACATAAAACTCGAGATTCACATTAGGACTCGAGTCTTTAAGATtcgagtttcatgcaaaaaaaattttcacctatagtggcgttttttatgCCTTACAATGACGTTTTAAATACCTATAGCGGTGTTTTTctgcaaaaaatatttgtataagTACCAggtttggaactcgagttttatcttagaactcgagtttaaaatactcgagatgctagtttttaatattgttttgaaatgtgacaattaactaaatttgttaatatttattgtcatttagaaaaaaaattcgagCTTCTTTATTCTATTGAATCTATTCTTCTttagattgggattctttttcTTAGGGTGACGTTTAACAGGTGTCCTTACACTAttgcatttgtaattttgtaccTCTAGCTCTCGTACTACGAATTTTTAGAtcattaaatatttaatattgtagagagggaaaaattCTTCTAAGATTGgttaatattttgtaatttatt contains:
- the LOC126728848 gene encoding F-box protein At5g03100-like, whose amino-acid sequence is MVQSMVKLKEAQLPTLTETRFLKNKKKKKESSDDHRTKRRKHAPILEEDRISTLPDSILLSILCFLPTKDSIKTGVLSKRWSYLWTSVPSLSFEDGSFQCIDDFTSAVDHTLLLHRAPKLRNFFVLFNYETHLKPCLDLWFRFATTAKVDQLSILLTSTDFSGSEAYPLPPHLYTNEFVSELVFYFCKIKPNGVVNLSSLTRLTIGFTALCEVAIKKVVMGSPRLEYLELDNCCRVNRLDLVSESILMKKCRIKDVSSLVEAKLDFNCEVKEEDQESAYKVYEQTVRELLESLHHVRELTVGKWCLMRHYNVSRLLLFIVGALIVWLIPAYRILHNI